The following nucleotide sequence is from Zingiber officinale cultivar Zhangliang chromosome 10A, Zo_v1.1, whole genome shotgun sequence.
GTCGATTAATGGTCCAAATCAAGCTTTAAATGGCAAAACTGTATCTTTAATtgtttattatataattaattgatTCCGAAAGGAATGCAAGTGAACTCCTTCCAAGTAATTGATATTTATTTGGAAGGAACTTTTGCTCCCAGTCCAAGTTTAGATAAATTGTTTTAATTGCATTTGATGCATTTAGAATATGTATATCAAGTGTCTCCACGTTATCTTCTCCCGACCGATAATGGAGCTTCCTTTGATAATGTGGATTGGCCTGATACTTACTGGATGTCTACTGATCAACCTCCAATGTCGATAATGATGCTCCTATATAGATCAATATGTATTGGCATagctaaaattttcaattatgagccaaattcaataaattaaaaaaattaatacaatataaAATTGAATTATCCAactcttaattaaaattttaaaaatatttttaaatataagttaaaatttttaaaaattccgtaGGTCAATTTTCACCATCTAAAATCCTAAATGTCAAATTTAAGGAGctaaaaacaaattaaatttaaaaattttaaccttAGCCCTTTGATTAAGTTTAGTTGAAACAATCGATCCTCGCAGCTtataacactacaaaaaaaatcctatgaattagggacaaaatttaaggaaaatatttttcatcccAAATTTGGAACAAATTTAGCGACAAAAAAAATAATTCGTTCCAAATTAGCAATGAAATTTGCAACCATGTATTTTCATCACAAATTAGCAACAAATAAAATTTGGTCACACAATTCATTGCTAATTCCgatacaaaatttaatttttattccaAATTTTGTGATAAATAAAATATTGGATGCCACTTTTGCAACAAAAATGAGATTCATTGCAAATTCTGCAATGAATTAATAATTCATTGCATATTCTAAGACGAATTAATAATTCATCGCAGAAGATTAATATTGATATGACGATGAAGGGATATCCACCAAAGATAGGTTAAAGCCAGGAAGAGAGGTTGACGTGTGGTTCAAAAGTCAAAATAGTCAACGACATGGAATCGTCGAGTGGGCGAAGTCGACCGAACAGGCCTACGGTACAGAGTGAGCATGGTCATCTATCTGCTGAGAACCTCGCAACTAAGGCTTAGAGACAACTGCTATCCTGAGTATCAGCCTACCAAATAGCATGTCCAACAACAAGAAAGTCAACTCTCCGACAGTCAGACGACCGAGGGAAGGAAAATAGATCTGTGTAGTATGATCGAGTGGGGACGTCCATGCTGAGCGGCTTTCGGTCGGACTTGTTGCTACCAAATAGTATGTCACTATAGTGATACTATAAAAGGGGGGTCCATTCACCGGTGGAGGTATGTGATACTTTGTGATCACACACACTTGTTGCTACAGTTTTTGCCACTATTCTCTACTGTTCCGGTCACTGACTTAAGCATCGGACGGTCAACGTCGGGATATCTTCCCTAGCCCGACACTAACGCTCTCAGTTTTGCAGGACCAAGTGGAGGCTTCTATCGAGTCATTGTCAGAGTCACATCAACGTCTTCGTCCTATCAACCACAAAGTCACATCCTCAGCTAACCGTCTTCTCCACTTTCTAACATGATTAAATATTTTAAGGAAGtcaaatctgggacaaatccataattcatcccaaaattgggaatgtattttggtttcgtctccaaatctgggatgaattaTGGATTCGTCTCCAATTCTAGGATGAATCCAAAATTTAtcccaaaataaaaaataattataatttaatagaAATGAGTCTGAAATCCTAAATATCAACCTAAAAATCTTTGAATGACATGAAATAAGTTTTCATGTATTCGTCTTATTATCCTAATTATATAAATGCTCTCATACattattttaacctaatattttgaaaatggtaatttttttaacacaaatatgGCCAATTTGTCCtaatattaataaattattatcttaatattaaaaaattatcatataaacatgataatcatatatgaatttttataaataaatataatttattataaaaataactacacttaatatattatgttaaaattatatttgagGTTATTTTTATGATGAGGAGAACAACATGAATCTATAATAACTGGTTTCATAtcattccaagctctctaggtccatctttaGAGTTTCTGATCatttgttcttttttattttattttatttcaaatatgggacgaatcttggatttgtCTCTAAATTGGTGACGAATCTATGGATTCATCCTTTATTTGGGGACGGATACTTGGATTTGTCGCTAATTCTAGGATAagtccaggattcgtcccagaattgaaaaaataaaaaaaaaagaaaaaataatcataaaccctaaatatggacctagagatctcagaatttcatgaaattaGTTTCTATATGTTTGTATTGTTCTGATCCTAATCATATAAATATTCTTATAcatcatttttatttattattttttcatagcAAAGTGAAATATATGTGGTTTACTCCTAATTATATTAAAAAGTTATTATTCAACACATATAGCATGTCGGTCCAAAATACTAAATATGGACTTAGAGATCTCAAAATTTCTTGAAAAAGTTGTCATGTATTCGTAATATTCTCCTAATCATAAAAATACTCTCATATATaattttgacccaatatattgagtgtagtaattttttttaacatgaattaggtcatattcatgtcaaaaaatcactacactcaatatattgggtcaaaattatggatgaagccATTTTTATGATTAGTTGAACAATACAAACACATGGAaacatatttcataaaattctaaTATTTGTAGGTCTATATTCAGGGCTTCGGTTactttttccattttcattttaattttttttcaattctagaacgaatccaagattcgttaCAGAATTTGCGATGAATCAAAGATTTGTCCCCAAATCTGGATGAATCCTATGATTCATCGCAAATTCTtagacgaatccaggattcatcctaaaattgaaaaaaaaaataaaaacaaaaagaactCATAATCGGAAATcctaaatatgaacctagagatattaaaatttcatgaaacaagtttccatATATTCTCATTATTCTCCTAATCATAACAATGCCCTCAtctataattttgacctaatatattgagtttaATCATTTTTACACAataatttaacctaattcatgtttaaaaaaattactatactcaatatattgggtcaaaagtATGTTTGAGGGCATTTTTATTATTAGGAGAATAATATGAACTTATAGGAACcgatttcatgtcattccgagctctttaGATTCACCTTTAAAGTTTCTGATTATTTGTtcttttttatttgtatttttatttaataCGAATCTTAGATTCATCCCTAAATTGGTGACGAATCCATGAATTCATCCCAAATTCATTACCTTATTTGATTAATTTTCTCAATTAACTTCCTAAGATGATGCATTCATGATCAATGACACACAAAGTTGGTATGAGGCACAAATAACATTTCTACTATCTGTGAAATGTTTTCTTCTTATCGCACATGCAACTATTTTGTGTTTTTGTGGTTCATATTCCCAGTTGATAGTTTGCTCACATCACCCTTGCATTGCCAACAACGGTATATGTAACCAAATATGAAAGGtaggtgttttttttttgtttattttggtGTTGCTGATTTGGCCTTTGTAAAATACTATATTGGACATGTTTGAGAGTTCCCTTGTCTTATTACCTATTGCAACAAGAGCTCATTCTATTCCTAGCTGCCTCATTGAAACCATTTTGCTCTTTGTTGCACTTTGATCCCACTTTTATCTTTCACTCTGTatgacaactttttttttttcaattcctgatttttttttaattagtggGTAGGTTACTTGGAATTGATATTATCTAAAAGCTAAACATTTTAGAGGCTTCAAAGGAATTTGTAGAGACATGATTATAACATAGTGGATATTGTGTCTGCGAATCTTGAGTCAATATGCAAGGTAATGTCATTTGCCAATCTTCTAGTTTCATTCTATAGTACTTTGTCTATGTTTTAGGTGTTGATGAGAATATGAAAGTCAACTAATGATCTACAATCATGTACCCATCAATGGCTAGTTTACTAGTAGCCATATCAAAAAGACAAATATTGACATTTGTAATGTTTAGTGTCaccaaaatattaaattttaaaattttattatagagACCATAAATTTCATTGTATTTTTCTCACATTAAAAACTAGATAGATTATATTTTTGATGAGCAGCATCTTTTTTTGATTTCCTCAGATTTTTCGTGTACTTTTATCGTTTTAGGATTCTAGTACACTGGAACAACTTGCAGCCACACATTCTCTATCAACATTAATGACCATATCCCTAAATGATTTTTCATTATAAATTGAAAATGTaagtttctttatttttttattgatgcaaaatatatttttatatgacTCTAAACTCATTGAATTTGTTTTGCATTTTCAACACTCTAGCACTCTCCAATACTTCTTCCTTTGAGTTAATTAGAATTTATAGAAAATAGTATGATCCACTATGATGCTTCTTGTAGGCTCTGCCTTAAGCATTTTGTTTTTATTATCAAGATACCTAAATTCAAACACACAAACATTCTCTAGTCCCAACATACTGCATGATCTTGTCTGAAGACTAGGGAGATAGCGCGCTGGCTCTGATGGATGATTTGTTGACTAATGGATGACTTCTTTAATATAGATAGGGAACTTCCTCCTATCCTGTGCACAATCCGATGATCCAACAGACGTTAGTGACCAAAAATCAAGGAagggtgttggtgcaggaagtactagatgatcgaacctgagttttaattatgtcaaagggttcaaagttaagttgtcttgtgatctaacaaatgTTGAACTAAGTTTGCAGGAAATTCCTAAGTTatcttaggaaaaagtcctagtagattctaggtaggtggaaaagcctaggggtggtaaccctaagtactagggggcggtaaccctaggtgatgaaatattctagctgtagttaggcaggtggaaaaccctaggggtggtaaccctaggcaaaaagtcttagcgggtcgagtgctttaggtaaaatcctagagtcagggactctaggttaAGACCCAGGTGGTTGCAgactaggtggaagtctggatgggtcgaggagcAGATATCTCGCATGAAGATCTGAAGTcttgggcgctgagcaaaagtccagtcgatctggaggatcagtttggcaataggtaacttctcttgaaaggagtgggtgaggacacgttccccgttgagggaacagtaggtgtcggtttgacctagggtttccataggaaatccgaagttagaaccgAACAGTCTGAACACTgtcaagttatttatttatatattattttctattttctctaactctattttacagaaaACTAACAATTTTGCAGGGTTGGACTTAgccttgatcagtcgatcgaatgcccggttcagtcaaccgaacctcCAAGCAGCAAGATCAGAGTTTCAGTGAGTGGATTGGGTTCAACTaggggatcggtcaaccaaaccttGGGTTCAGTCTACCGAACCAAGGATAAGCAACGACTAGATCAGGACGGGTTGATCGGGACAGAGATCATCAGTTGATCGGTCAACCAAAGGGCGAGATCGGTGGACTGAACGATGGCTTATCTAAAGTGGCAGAATCTGGACGATAAGAGGGGCTAAAAACTTCAGCTATTGGAAGGGCTGAATCGAGTACTATCTGAAGACAGAGGTAGAGATGTGGATCGTCATTCAAGCGGGGTTCTCCCTACTAGTTGACAGCATTGGAGCACTTGTGTCATGCAAAAACTAGGACACACACCTGATGGAAAAGATAGAGGCTGATGCAAAGGCAACTCGAGCACTATAATGCAGACTAACCAAAGTTGAACTGAATCGAGTTGGGCCATTCAGCAGTGCAAAGGATCTCTGGTAAAAGTTGATCAAATTTCATGAAGGAACCTCTGATACTAAGGTATGTAAGAAAGAGTAGAAATTGAAGCTCATTGTCAGCGTTGCTCTTGGCAGTCAAGAAAATGACACCGTAAAGACAAACAAAAAATGAACCATCTTGAAGTACCATGAGACTAACAGTCAGGATCTCTAAGTAACATGACACATCCTTTACCTGGAAATctagaaattaaagaaaaatcaagGAATAGTGAGTACAAATGACTCAGTAGGTAGATAGAAAGGTAGTGCACAAATTAACTTGAAATTGAGTCAAAGGAATATTCTTAGATAATAATACTTATTACAAAAGTAAGATCATCAATATAATTACTTGCTAACAAAAACATAAACAATAATATAACCCTccactaacctgctcaaccaTGTATAACCTATAAATCAGGTGTATATACAGTATATCCAAAAATCACCTACATATAACAAGTACATAACCAACATATAGTAAGAATATAACAGTCAATATCTGTGGAAGAAACACTACCACCGACGAATTCCATAGGCAGATAGGATATATGATTGCTATCTACATACGGACTGCGGGAGAAACACTCTACTACGGATAAGCCCCATGGGCACTTCAAAAATATATCAGTGGTCAATGTCTACAAGAGGAATGCTCTACCATAAGAGGGTCATGTGGgtacacagggtgtgtaggtagCTATCTAGTTACATATAGTAGTTGAAACACTCTACCACATATGGTTGTTGGGCAGTCAAGATATAAATGTATACAGAACCATAATAGCAAAATTAGTGAGCTTATTTTTTGGTATGTTACTAGCAAAGAGCTTCattgttattggattaatgaagtagagagaattttttattataagaaagtacccaatcaagttaaagtaaaatttgtttattttttattgtgcATTAAAATCTTATAGACTAGTACACTATCAAAGATCAAAGTGAAAGCGAGTCATTATTCACCCTCTCGAACACTCTTAATAGTTGAATATGGAACTCAATTGACCTTAATATAAAATTCCAAACATCTCCTAGTATTTAGAAATAACATGTAAATTTAATTAGTatcatttaaaagagagagatagaAAGAAAATTATATTCAATCAAACTACTCCTAGTCGATTAAATTGTCTAATTAAATCATtgcaaaaaaaaagagtaaaaaatAAATACACATTTCCTTCATTTAAATTTCTTGATTTATTAccataaatataaatatgaatgcTCAACTTAGCACTTCATATACATTATACATGCTTATTAGGGTTTGTAAAACTAGATACATTTTTTCTCTGTAAGGGTCAATTCCATTTTTTCTAGATCATGTCCAACCAAAACATCTTTCTGCATAACATTCCCAAAGATCTGCATACCATTCATTCCCAATATCACCATGCATTTCACATGCACACCAAACCATGTAAACAGGTTTTCAGGGCTCACCCTGAAGTTCCCCAACTCCCCGGCAAATGAGAACAACAACCCTGGCAACTCCTCCTCTTGTTCCGTCAAGTGCACTTTGAAGCACAATTTGAATGGGTCTTCCAGCATCACAGTTGGCAAGCTAACATAATTCGTCAATTCCCTCAGCAACTCGTCCACCACTTGAGTGTCTAGTATGGTCATGGCAATGTCGGAGTCAAAGATGATGTTGTCGACCCTCAACTTGGACCTCCTAGTACTGTAATCGATGTTGAATTCACCCGGGATAGAGATGGCATTAAGCTGCACAACATAGTAGTTATCTTGTGTCATGAACGACGTGACATTCGTGTTTCCGATAATAGTGGCATTGTCACATCCCAAGAAGAGCCTGCTAGCGAGTCCCCCATAGAGCCAGGAGTCTAGGCAATATGAGAAGTACTTGCTGATGTACTTAGGGGCGAGCTGGTGGATCAGAGATGGCGACGAGGGGCCCAACCCAATGGTGCTACCGAAGTCATTGTCGATGGTGTCAAAGGACCGGAAGTTACAACCGAATAGCATATTTGGAATGGATGTAAATTGTTTCGTATCTGACGAGTAGAAACGAAAGGTGTCCGAGGAGAACATTCCATCGATGTTGGAGCCATCGGCGTAGGAGTAATGGTACACGCACATCTTATCATCATAGCAATGACCTTGGAAAATGCTCTTGCACTCATCGGAATTGCAAATTAATTTGTTGTAGGAGAGGGATGCACTATGATTGAATAGGGTGGTGGTCTTGTTGAAGCATTCGTAACCCACACAGTTGACCCAGTTTAGATCGCTCTCGGTGTCGAGAATGCCCCACACATGTTGTAGGTTTGGCGTGCCCATGCTGAACTCCATCAAGAATTCTCAATCCTCATAGTGTGCGCGGACATCTATGTTGGTGGAGGTCTTCATGGCGATACGCTTGGCCAAGTAGCTAGCTCGGTAGACCGAGCGAAGGGCAGTGGCCTGCAAGCGATCGAAGGTCATCATTGAGTTGTTGTACAGTGTGTTGGCATATAAACTTATTCCAAGAGATAAATTGGCTtcttcaaatgcaagaataatgcCAAGAACAACTTGACTTCATCAACCATGCAAGGAAGTTGTCAAAATCAATTTGACTTCATGTGACTCTTCATCAACTAATCAAAGTTTAATTATCCTACTAAGTTCAATGAAATTCTTTATGACAAGAGTCATTAGTATAGAAAAGAACAAAGTCTATTTGTCTTGTGTTTAATGATATAATGTATCAATCTAAGTGTATAAATAGGACCTTGTATGATGAAGAATGGCAAGTAGTAACATTTTCTCTTCATAGAGTTTTTATCCCATTctcattgtaacgacccgccttctaccacTAGGCTGTAAGGCAGATTGCTACAGGTTGTTGCTGTGCTAACTATGCGGAAAATTGATCTAATTTGAATTTTTCTActaactgattactgtaaactgaacttaatattctaggtgtacctaggagttgtacacatgctagggaaggtaatctatgcctctcggatgtcatgctagctgtaatcaggcatttcaatcgatccgtgaatcgattaggctgtcggatcgatcccgtgatcgatccagcttgatactggcacggggagaaactctggatcggtcggttgaccaaTCCACAAGCTATCCCGCTTCtgtgtgtggctggatcggtctaccaaccgatccaggagtacactgatcggtcggtagatcgaTGCAGtgtctcactgatcggtcggctgaccgattagTGAGCTTCAGGAGCTTCTGTtcgtatctggatcggtcggctaaccgatccagtggctcactgatcggtcggctgaccgatcagtgagcttctgaactcaggcgaactctctgttcgcgactggatcggtcatctgaccgatccagtggcacaactcgactctgatcggtccgtagaccgatcagagtttctgatttcgcactgaaactctgatttcagcacttgggcgtgccaaaatcacacatatgagttatacaatCCATAGAACACATTCTAATAACATacatctagcattctaaactggatataaagcatggtttactagttcgtagcatttaacaattaaaagtgcatgaaaatagaaatactaaagagTCCTaaggtttaaacttgctaagtcccctaagaatcttttattccagttcctgccacacacaccattttagcattgccctccagcttcctctgctagtccatttttcctttacctttatctgcagtataaggaaaatagaatatgtaagcttaaagcttagtaagaaaccaactacctcactaaaacatgcaacgatgcaaacatgcttttaaagaatgctatttgaaaacatgtactggcatggcatactatggttgcaagcataaactgaaataactgaacatgttaactgaaacatggcatgacaactaatcatatgaatcaataaagataactgaactgaacatataataagctaaactgatactgaattcaaactcaactgacataactaattttgagctttgaaatctaattcataataagtgaaaatacataatcatgctgtttgggcccggcaactgtacttgctgtgcgcgcatccctaactagacccgggtttgcaagtcccgaatttagtagggttaactaggttatctaaacctagggacgactgtgggagtccaacccaatggatatctgatccagtacagtgccactgaaaataaaatactgaatatagctaactgttttaacttgctgtttctaggttatctgaacctagggctaggttgtctgaacctagaggcgactgtgggagcccacccattggaccgtagtcccatataagctaaaataaactgatttactgatttaaacgcttctaatgcatttaactgagctattaaaatgcctaatttgcattttaacttaactagctattttatcgaacacctagcgtgccccaactctcccctctaatagggagaccacttctaggcacccgacaacgtcaaggaacccccactgaagagggaatacgtgtccggcccatctagaagtactcactaaatccctaaatctgcgaggagggtcaaattcaccctatgcgtcgataaaaactgcatatacctaaactagtgcgtataaaatcAAACGGAagtacttatactgcaggtgatgggtttcttac
It contains:
- the LOC122026728 gene encoding probable aspartic protease At2g35615, producing the protein MEFSMGTPNLQHVWGILDTESDLNWVNCVGYECFNKTTTLFNHSASLSYNKLICNSDECKSIFQGHCYDDKMCVYHYSYADGSNIDGMFSSDTFRFYSSDTKQFTSIPNMLFGCNFRSFDTIDNDFGSTIGLGPSSPSLIHQLAPKYISKYFSYCLDSWLYGGLASRLFLGCDNATIIGNTNVTSFMTQDNYYVVQLNAISIPGEFNIDYSTRRSKLRVDNIIFDSDIAMTILDTQVVDELLRELTNYVSLPTVMLEDPFKLCFKVHLTEQEEELPGLLFSFAGELGNFRVSPENLFTWFGVHVKCMVILGMNGMQIFGNVMQKDVLVGHDLEKMELTLTEKKCI